A stretch of the Acanthopagrus latus isolate v.2019 chromosome 9, fAcaLat1.1, whole genome shotgun sequence genome encodes the following:
- the gdf3 gene encoding protein DVR-1, producing the protein MRLNMAPLPLLALCVLGVCALSRVEEMKSQERLFLGSLGLSERPRTTESQKPWRHVPVALWRMFRRSENIQVQESDPCIVPEYGVRGNIIRYVQDQGQLVSGLSSNSQTCLDKQLFFNMSVLQPMELLSLAQLEIQFHWKPFRSAVLLQGPRALSLSLYKVIRATLREANPQANRRLLLSKSVQLQPELTSITMDLTSLADSWRKLGRNYGLVLQLLPLSTDPEELHFRPGNSLPLEPPFTLPLSQASLVVVSLNPQQCRSRQRRSAVHLPVTPSNVCKARRLYIDFKDVGWQDWIIAPQGYMANYCQGECPFPLSESLNGTNHAILQTLVHSLDPHGTPQPCCVPIRLSPISMLYYDNNDNVVLRHYQDMVVDECGCR; encoded by the exons ATGAGACTAAACATGGCTCCCCTGCCGCTACTTGCGTTATGTGTCCTTGGTGTTTGTGCACTCTCACGTGTTGAGGAGATGAAGAGCCAGGAGCGACTCTTTCTCGGCTCCCTAGGCCTCTCCGAACGGCCAAGGACCACAGAGAGTCAAAAGCCCTGGCGCCACGTCCCCGTTGCGCTGTGGAGGATGTTCCGGAGGTCGGAGAACATCCAGGTCCAGGAGAGCGACCCCTGCATAGTGCCCGAATACGGAGTCCGCGGCAACATCATTCGATACGTTCAGGACCAAG GCCAGCTGGTGTCTGGCTTGAGCAGCAACTCTCAGACCTGTCTGGACAAGCAGCTTTTCTTCAACATGTCCGTCCTGCAACCTATGGAGCTGCTTTCCCTTGCTCAGCTCGAGATTCAGTTCCACTGGAAACCCTTCAGATCTGCAGTGCTCCTGCAGGGACCCCGGGCCCTTAGTTTGTCCTTGTATAAAGTGATTCGAGCCACACTGAGGGAAGCCAATCCCCAGGCCAACCGCAGACTCCTGCTGTCCAAGTCAGTCCAGCTGCAGCCTGAACTCACATCCATCACCATGGACCTCACCTCCTTGGCAGATAGCTGGCGCAAACTGGGACGCAACTACGGTTTGGTTTTACAGCTGCTGCCTCTTAGCACAGACCCAGAGGAACTTCATTTTCGACCAGGGAACTCTCTCCCATTGGAGCCACCCTTCACCCTGCCACTGAGCCAGGCCTCACTGGTGGTCGTGTCCCTCAACCCCCAGCAGTGTCGCTCCAGACAGAGAAGAAGCGCCGTCCACCTCCCCGTGACACCTAGCAATGTGTGTAAGGCACGCCGCCTCTACATCGACTTCAAAGACGTAGGCTGGCAGGACTGGATCATTGCTCCACAGGGCTACATGGCCAACTACTGCCAAGGTGAGTGCCCGTTCCCACTCAGTGAGAGTCTGAATGGCACCAACCATGCTATCCTGCAGACCCTGGTGCACTCCCTGGACCCTCATGGCACCCCACAACCCTGCTGCGTCCCCATCCGTCTATCCCCCATATCCATGCTCTACTATGACAACAATGACAATGTGGTGCTCCGGCATTATCAGGATATGGTGGTGGATGAGTGTGGGTGTCGATGA